TGTCGATGTGGCTGGTGAGGACGATAACCGTGGGCGTTCTGAGGTCATTCGTGAAGCGCTTGAGGCATGGCTAAAACAGCGCGCCTTAGGGGAAAAAGTACGACGTCACCGCGAGGGCTATGCGCGTCATCCGGTTGCTCCTGACGAATTTGCCTCTATCCTGAAGGCGCAAGTATGGCCGAAGTAAATCGTGGTGAAATCTGGCAATTTGAATTTGCTCGTCCTCATAAACGTCGTCCAGTTTTAGTCCTGACACGACAAGAGATCCTTGGGCATCTGCATAGTGTCACTGTCGCGCCGATTACGACGACTATTCGAGGGATTCCTTCTGAAGTCATAATTGGGCCGGAGTGTGGATTGAAAACCACATCGGCTATTAACCTTGACAATGTTGCAACCGTCCCCAAAGATGAGTTCCGTGTATTCGTTGGTACTGTTTCTCCACAAGTGACGCTGGCAATTCGCGAGGCATTACTTTTTGCGCTCGGTTTCGATAGTTAATCACTTTTACTTTATGAAGGAGGGCATTAGAGATGCTCGATGCACCAAACCAATGGCGGTTAGAAACCCCTGGACATGCAGGCTGG
The window above is part of the Deltaproteobacteria bacterium genome. Proteins encoded here:
- a CDS encoding ribbon-helix-helix protein, CopG family; its protein translation is MKLTRLPTDRMTEDMTKTISIRIDEELLHAVDVAGEDDNRGRSEVIREALEAWLKQRALGEKVRRHREGYARHPVAPDEFASILKAQVWPK
- a CDS encoding type II toxin-antitoxin system PemK/MazF family toxin, with amino-acid sequence MAEVNRGEIWQFEFARPHKRRPVLVLTRQEILGHLHSVTVAPITTTIRGIPSEVIIGPECGLKTTSAINLDNVATVPKDEFRVFVGTVSPQVTLAIREALLFALGFDS